DNA from Lagenorhynchus albirostris chromosome 3, mLagAlb1.1, whole genome shotgun sequence:
GGTTGAACTTTAAAAGGACCTCCCCAGTGCCCCCCAAAATGGGGTAAGTTTCTCTGTCCTGCCCTCAATGACAAGGTTTTTACACTTTCCCTTTGGGCCTCCCCAACTCCCTGCCAGCTTCCTTACAGCAATAGCCTGACATTTACCTTCTCAGAAAAAATTGCAGCCACATTACCCtttaacatgaaataaaatgaaaaaatataataagtaaaaaataacgAAAATTGACTCTAACTCCACAAGATCTTTGTCTGTGTCATTCACTCACACATCTCAAGCACCTAAGACAGGGCTTGGCTCAAAGCTATTGCTTTGATCTGGAGGTAAATTCATTTGAGGAGCAAGGTAAATTCATTTGAGGAGCAAGTGGATACCATGTATGCATGTTCGCACCCATTTGAACTCATTCTCTCTGCACCCTCTTCTAATTCAGTGAAAGCAGTGATCCCTCTTCACAACCAAGACCAAGCCTTCCCCCCATGCTTGAACGCCTGCCCCTCCCAGCTTCTCAGGGGTCTTACATTATCAGTTATCCTGTTTCTCTTATTCATAGTCTAAACCACACTCTTTCCAACAGCTTTTAAACATGCTTGAGAGTCTGTTCCACTGAAAACATAACTCTCCTTCAACCAACATCTCCCCTCcagcttgcatctccctccctcctgtgtgCTTcctagaatgcttttttttttaacatctttattggagtataactgctttacaattgtgtgttagtttctgctttataacaaagtgaatcagctatacatatacatatatccccatatctcctccctcttgtgtctccctcccaccctccctatcccacccctctaggtgatcacaaagcaccgagctgatctccctgtgctatgtggttgcttcccactagctacctattttacatttggtagtgtatacatgttcatgccactctctcacttcgtcccagcttacccttctccctcctcgtgtcctcaagtccattctttatgtctgcatctttattcctgtcctgcccctaggttgttcagaactttttttttttttttttagattccatatatacgtgttagcatatggtatttgtttttccctttctgacttacttcactctgtatgacagactctaggtccatctacctcactacaaataactcaatttcatttccttttatggctgagtaatattccattgtatatatgtgccacattttctttatccattcatctgtcaatggacatttaggttgtttccatgtcctggctattgtaaacagagccgcaatgaacattgtggtacttgaatctttttgaattatggttttctcagggtatatgcccagtagtgggattgctgggttgtaaggtagttctatttttagttttttaaggaacctccatactgttctccatagtggctgtatcaatttacatttccaccaacagtgcaagagggttcccttttctccacaccctctccagcaggtgaaatgtttcttcatgtcttttgcccaggTTCTAATTGGGCTGTTTgattttttactgttgagttttgattATCCATTATAGATTCTAGATACAAGCTCTTTGTCAGTTATATGCTTGCAGACAATTTCTCCAAAATTTTAGCTTTCATTCTCATACTCTAAATATGGTATTTCACAGAGTAAAAGTTCTTAAATTTTGATGacgtccaatttatcaatttttttttcttttacagactgtgcttttggtgtcaagtctaagaactctttgcttaCCCTTAGATcctaaagattttctcctatatttttttctaaaacttttagagttttatgttttacttttaggTTCATGATCCATTGAATTGATTTTAGTATAAGATATGAGACTTaggcagggtttttttgtttgtttgtttttcctaacAAAGTCCAATTGCTCTAACACTATTTGCTGGAAAAGCTATCTTTCCTGTATTTAATTGCTTTTGCAACTTTGTCAAAATTCAGTTAGTTCAGCATATTAACATGGGTctatttttggattatttattttgttcccttGATCTACCTGTCTATTTATCTACCAATAACAcagtcttgatttctgtagctgtataataaataataagatacactgattccttctacttttttattgttttttaaaattgctttaagtATTATAGTTCCTTTGTTATTCCATGTAATCTTGTCTATATCTATAGAAAATCTTGTTGAGATTTTGGTAGGAATCGTGTTAAATCTATATGTTAATTCAGGGAAAATTGACATCTCTCCATGAAGTGTCGAGTTatccaattcatgaacacagtAGGTCTCTCCACTTTAgatattcttcaatttctttcattagtgttttgtagttttcagaatacaCTTACACCTAAGTATCTTTTTTgagctaatgtaaatggtattgtattttaaatttaattttggtatgtatattttcattgttagtatatggaaatacattcttttttttttttttttttttttttttttttgcggtacacgggcctctcactgttgcggcctctcccgttgcagagcacgcgctccggacacgcaggctcagcggccatggctcacgggcccagccgctccgcggcatgtgggatcttctgggaccgggacacaaacccgtgtcccctgcatcggcaggcggactctcaaccactgcgcaaccagggaagcccaatacattcatttttgtatgtttatcttgtTTTCTGTGACATTGCTGAATTCACTTTTCTAGGAGGTTTTTTTCTAGGAGGTTTTTTACTGCCCCTGTAAATAgggacagttttctttctttctcatctaTATGCCTCTTATTTCCTTGTCTTGGTTTATGGCACAGAGTAGAACTTCCTTCACTATGCTGAAACAAATAAGAGTAGTAAGACCAGATatctttgccttgttcccaaTCTGAGGTTGAAGGCAGTCAGTCCTTCacaattaagtataatgttatttATATGTTTGTCATGGATTCTCattatcaagttgagaaagttctTATGGGTTTTGAGGAGAAGTGagatgtaatttttatctttgttcctctataggTAAAGTGTAttttccctctggcttctttcaggattttttttcaattaaactttttattttgagataattgtacatTCAAattcagttgtaagaaataatacagagagatcctgtgtacctttcacccagtttcccctgatGGTAACGTAAAGCTGTAGTAAAATAACaggattttatttaatctttgatTTTCTATAGTTTGAAACTGATATACCAGGTGCAGATTTTTTGGTGTTTATTCTGCTTGGTGTtatctgagcttcctggatctgtgattTGATGTCTGAAATTAATTTGGAGGAAATTCTCGGTCATTATTATTTcaagtatttcttcttttcctttctttctttcttctggtaTTCCCACTATGAGTATGTTATatacccccccccttttttttaatgctatacCTTTTTTAAAGTTGTCCCACAGTCCTTggattttctgttctgttttttcaatttttgttctctttgctttttggtttttgaggaatctattgatatatcctctagctcagagattctttcctcatcCATGTCCAATCTACTACTGAGCCCATCAaagtcatctttcatttctgttacattttcttttaaatgggttttttgttttcaaaaatggggtctaatatttctctttgttttttttaacatctttattggagtataattgctttacaacggtgtgttagtttctgctttataacaaagtgaatcagttatacatatacatatgttcccatatctcttccctcttgcgtctccctctctcccactctttttggttctttcttaggatttccatctctgtTTACATTGACCATCTCTTCTTTTCTTACATgctatctactttatccattgGATCcattagcatattaatcatagctgATTTAAATTaccagtctgataattccaaaatccCTGTCAAGGGATCCCTGTCTGATATTTGCTCTGCTCTTCAAATTGTGgagttccccccaccccttttgcTATGCCTCATAATTTTTGTTGATAGCTGGACATGATATACCAGGCAGAAGGAACTGCTATAAAAAGCCTAGTAATAAATGAGGTGTTGAGGTGTGGGAAGAGGGGAAGCATTCTATAGTCCTATGGTTAGGTGTCAGTCTTTTACTGATATTACACTTCTGAACTAtgaacttcacaagtgtttctcattCCCCTCCACCCCATGTCAGACAGAATGGCTAGAATGCCCTGGAATTtggtatttttcttctccctcacaGAAATCTAGAGCCTGCTGGAATTGGCTCTGATAATAAACCAACAATTAGTCTTCCATTAATTAGTTTCCCTGAGGGaaggccttgttaagaagaacagaatacatttcaaaatggttcATTTCCACCTCCCACTGCCAAAAGCATGagggggatttttctctgatatttactgtgggaaTCTGGTCAGGCTCCTGGaggtaaatttcaaaatattttgagccGCCCTCATGACTGCTTCCCCCCCATCTACATTGAGCCTACAGCAATTTGTCTATTGCAGTTCAGCTATTCCTGCTCCAGCTCtggtttccacagtggcttcTGCTCTTGGGTCTCTGTGCCAGTAAGTAATCTGTGACTTTCTGTATTTCCCTGTCTCTTTAAttttgggggtagtggtttgccCTGTGTCCTCCCCTCTCTTACACAgccaagaagagttgttgatttttttcagtctgCTCAGCTTTTTATTTGTTGGAGTGGTGATTTCAAATCCCCTTACATTCAGAACTAGAAACTGGAAgttcttgacagtgtcttttgatggaaaaaattttcaccttttatgaagtctaatttgtctgttttaaaaattttgttgccTGTACCATATCCAAGGAATCATCACCAAacccaatgtcatgaagcttttgccCTAtcttcttctaagaattttacagttttaggtcttacatttaggtcatggATCtatttgagttaatgtttgtatGTAGTGTTAAGTAAGGgtataacttcattcttttgcaatgTGGatttcctgttttcccagcaccatttgttcaaaagactgtctttcctcccaTTGAATAGTCTTCGTGCTTCTGTTGAAAATTGTCTGACCATATatgtaaggatttatttctgggctctctgttctattccattggtctatatgtctgtctttatgacaataccacactgttttgattactgtagctttgtagcaagttttgaaatcaggaagtgtgagttctccaactttgttcttctctttcaggaTTCTTTTGGCATTTAGGGTCACTTAAGATTCCATATACTGATTACCAAAAACTAAAGAAGGAAGCCCCATTTTGTCACTGCTGGAGAGAAGACAAAAATGATAAGgagataaattatttcaaatatgaagggggaaaaaaggcaatattttaaagtaaagtgAGAACGGTCGGAAAGGAGTAGTGCTTTTGTGATGCTGTTTTCAAGGAGAGGTGGCCAGGGAGGCCGGTGCCTGCTGCTCTCGATTCTGCTCTTCACAGCCTGGGGGGCTGGCAGTGGCCAGATCAACTACTCGGTCCCTGAAGAGGCCAAACATGGCACCTTCGTGGGCCGCACCGCTCAGGACCTGGGGCTGGAGCTGGCCGAGTTGGTGCCATACCTGTTCTGGGTGGCGTCCAAAAGCCACGAGGACTTTCTGGAGGTAAATCTGCAGAACGGCATTTTGTTTGTGAATTCTTGGATTGACCTGGAGGAGCTATGAGAACAGAACACGAAATATAGTATTCACCTGGAGGTGCTCGTGGACAGGCCGCTGCAGGTGTTGCATGTGGAAGTGGAGGTGAAGGACGTTAATGATAATCCACAGGTCTTTAGTTAGAGTGAGAGAACAAAGGCTATTTATTCCTGAATCTAGGCTGCTGGATTCACGTTTCCCGATAGAGGGCGCTGCTGATGCAGACATTGGTACCAACGCTTTTCTAACATACACTCTCAGCTCCAGTGATTATTTCTCTTTGGAAGTACAGGCAAGTGATGAACTGAGTAAGTCACTTTCGCCTGAATTGAAGTCTGTGGATAGAGAAGATACACCAGAACTTCGTTTATTATTGACAGCCACTGATGGGGGCAAACCAGAACTGGAAGGTATAGTTCAGCTGCCGATCATGGTGCTCAACGTTAATGATAACGCCCCATGGTTTGCCCAGGCCGTGTACAGAGTACACTTATTAGACACGACTAATGTTCCAGCAACTGGAACATTAATGACCACATTAAATGCCTCTGACGCTGACAAAAGTGTAAATGGCGAAATTGTCTTTCTTTTGGCAATGGTGTTTCTCTTaacataaacaacaaaaacaaaaattcaaaattgattCCAGCTCAGGGGAAATTAGGCTAATTGGTTGACTGGATTATGAAGAAACGAAATCCTACGAAATTCAGGTAAAAACAGTTGATAAAGGAGGTCCTCCAATGTCAAATCACTGCAAGGTTTTAGTGAAAGTGCTGGATGTAAATGATAATGCTCCGGAACTGGTGGTCACATCCATCTTTGCCTTAAGAGAGGAGTCTCCACTCAGCACCGTCATCGCCTTCATCTCCTTGTCTGACCGTGACTCTGGTGTCAATGGCTAGGTGACCTGCACCCTGACGCCTCATGTCCCCTTCAAGCTGGTGTCCACCTTCAAGAATTAcaattcggggcttccctggtggcgcagtggttgagagtccgcctgccgttgcaggggacacgggttcatgcccccatccgggaggatccaacatgccgcggagtggctgggcccgtgagtcatggccgctgagcctgcgcgtccggagcctgtgctccgcaacgggagaggccacaacagtgagaggcccgcgtaccgcaaaaaaaaaaaaaaaaaaaaaaaaaaaaaaaaagaattactattCGCTGGTGCTGGACAACGCCCTGGATCGCGAGAACCTGGCGAACTATGAGGTGGTGGTGACCGCGAGGGACAGGGCTCGCCTTCCCTGTCGGTCACAGCCAGCGTGTCCGTGGAAGTGGCCGACGTGAACGACAACGCGCCCGTGTTCGCGCAGCCTGAGTACACGGTGTTGGTGAAGGAGAACAACCCGCCCGGCTGCCACATCTTCACGGTGTCGGCGCGGGACGCGGACGCGCAGGAGAACGCGCTGGTGTCCTACTCGCTGGTGGAGCGGAGGGTGGGCGAGCGAGCGCTGTCGAGCTACGTGTCGGTGCACGCGGAGAGCGGCAAGGTGTACGCGCTGCAGCCGCTGGACCACGAGGAGCTGGAGCTGCTGCAGTTCCAGGTGAGCGCGCGCGACGCGGGCGTGCCGCCTCTGGGCAGCAACGTGACGCTGCAGGTGTTCGTGCTGGACGAGAACGACAACGCGCCCGCGCTGCTGCTGCCCGGGCTgggcggcggggcgggcgcgCTGAGCCAGCTGGTGGCTCGGTCGGTGGGCGCGGGCCACGTGGTGGCGAAGGTGCGCGCGGTGGACGCGGACTCGGGCTACAACGCGTGGCTGTCGTACGAGCTGCAGCCGGCGGCGGGTGGCGCGCGCAGCCCGTTCCGCGTGGGGCTGTACACGGGCGAGATCATTACGACGCGCGCCCTGAACGAGGCGGACGTGTCGCGCCAGCGCCTGCTGTTGCTGGTGAAGGGCCACGGCGACCCGGGGCTGACGGCCACGGCCACCGTGCTGCTGTCGCTGGAGGACAGCAGCCAGGGGCCCAAGGCCTCGTCGCGGGTGTCCACCGGCGCCGCTGGCGCGGAGGCCGCTCTAGTGGATATGAACGTGTACCTGATCATCGCCATCTGTGCGGTGTCCAGCCTGTTTGTGCTCACGCTGCTGCTGTACGCGGCGCTGAGGTGCTCGGCGCCGCCCAGCGAGGGCGCGTGCGGGCCCGGGAAGCCCACGCTAGTGTAATCCAGCACGGTGGGGAGCTGGTCTTACTCGCAGCAGAGGCGGCAGAGGGTGTGCTCTGGAGAGGGGCTGCCCAAGACCAACCTCATGGCCTTCAGCCCCGGTCTTTGTCCAGGTCTGAGCACGTCGGGAAGAAATGAACATCCAGAAACAAATTCAGTAATATAAGTTCAACTTCCAAGATTtggctttagattttttttttcatttttacttatctAACCATCTTTTCAgatgtcactttaaaaaatatattccaagtGTTCACTAAAATCTCAACAAATCTTACCATTTATTGTAGATATTTATTCTATTACTTATAGCTGCATCTTGAATAGAACTTGGaatcaaacaacaaaaaaactaatgTAGGAACAAATTGCCATATTCCTTGGATCAAATAGTAGGATACTTTTGAAAGAATACTGAAATATTAAGCAGTCTTGATCATATTTAACACAGAATCTTAACGTAGTCAAATACATTGTCATTTTCAACTT
Protein-coding regions in this window:
- the LOC132518393 gene encoding LOW QUALITY PROTEIN: protocadherin alpha-1-like (The sequence of the model RefSeq protein was modified relative to this genomic sequence to represent the inferred CDS: inserted 1 base in 1 codon; deleted 1 base in 1 codon; substituted 4 bases at 4 genomic stop codons) yields the protein MLFSRRGGQGGRCLLLSILLFTAWGAGSGQINYSVPEEAKHGTFVGRTAQDLGLELAELVPYLFWVASKSHEDFLEVNLQNGILFVNSWIDLEELXEQNTKYSIHLEVLVDRPLQVLHVEVEVKDVNDNPQVFSRVREQRLFIPESRLLDSRFPIEGAADADIGTNAFLTYTLSSSDYFSLEVQASDELSKSLSPELKSVDREDTPELRLLLTATDGGKPELEGIVQLPIMVLNVNDNAPWFAQAVYRVHLLDTTNVPATGTLMTTLNASDADKSVNGEIVFLLAKFKIDSSSGEIRLIGXLDYEETKSYEIQVKTVDKGGPPMSNHCKVLVKVLDVNDNAPELVVTSIFALREESPLSTVIAFISLSDRDSGVNGXVTCTLTPHVPFKLVSTFKNYYSLVLDNALDRENLANYEVVVTARDXGSPSLSVTASVSVEVADVNDNAPVFAQPEYTVLVKENNPPGCHIFTVSARDADAQENALVSYSLVERRVGERALSSYVSVHAESGKVYALQPLDHEELELLQFQVSARDAGVPPLGSNVTLQVFVLDENDNAPALLLPGLGGGAGALSQLVARSVGAGHVVAKVRAVDADSGYNAWLSYELQPAAGGARSPFRVGLYTGEIITTRALNEADVSRQRLLLLVKGHGDPGLTATATVLLSLEDSSQGPKASSRVSTGAAGAEAALVDMNVYLIIAICAVSSLFVLTLLLYAALRCSAPPSEGACGPGKPTLVXSSTVGSWSYSQQRRQRVCSGEGLPKTNLMAFSPGLCPGLSTSGRNEHPETNSVI